A single region of the Drosophila miranda strain MSH22 chromosome 2, D.miranda_PacBio2.1, whole genome shotgun sequence genome encodes:
- the LOC108154596 gene encoding maternal effect protein oskar isoform X1 codes for MATYRSAHSEPYTSKSKSNSNSSSSSRLTALRKRLTTCFQQWCQQLQKPASFQKCKSGPNHQFYKIFEEVFDSKVFGDKTKYIRQFKKIFKGNRDLAKKSEPGRVVLVLVPEKPVDDTEESQKKQPQLVARLFSSTLISAKEEISCSYNSISMTIIDSNYIEVREEYPEIDSEIRSILLANAQSGITISTIKNEYRKLTGNPFPLHENITDFLLTIPHVTAECCVSGKRIFNMKPRPETRHLYDMVLHQKRSNDLGTNDHPVAAPPPRLWRCQYKRRALVSLNTNNNNNNSKNYNVNQNINHIEEKVPAVGGKEVTIEAQAGPLQQLARAAAESNWCYQDNWNHLKNCYQRANIFADPPEKPPPLPAQENHHRNSNSQNHRDNLKNQRNLLVNEHHSMQQEYQYQYPTPTPTPTPTPTPTTISSGTRHDSMFTINSDYDAYLLDFPLLGDDFLLYLARMELRCRFKRSERVLQSGLCVSGQTISGARSRLHHLQVNKGTQIIVNIGSVDIMRGRPIVQVQHDFRLLIKDMHNRGLVPILTTLAPLANYCHDKAMCDKVVKFNQFIWKECASYLKVIDIHSCLVNENGVVRFDCFQYSSRKVTGSKESYVFWNKIGRQRVLQMIEASLEY; via the exons ATGGCCACATATAGAAGTGCCCACAGCGAGCCGTACACGAGTAagagcaaaagcaacagcaacagcagcagcagcagtcgccTGACGGCATTGAGAAAACGCCTGACCACGTGTTTCCAGCAGTGGTGCCAACAGCTCCAGAAGCCGGCTTCCTTCCAAAAGTGCAAAAGTGGCCCCAACCACCAGTTTTACAAGATCTTTGAGGAGGTATTTGACAGCAAGGTATTTGGCGACAAGACCAAATATATTCGGCAGTTTAAGAAGATTTTCAAAGGGAACAGGGACTTAGCTAAGAAAAGTGAGCCAGGGAGGGTAGTGCTAGTGCTAGTGCCCGAGAAACCAGTGGACGACACAGAGGAGAGCCAGAAGAAACAGCCGCAGCTTGTGGCCAGACTCTTTTCATCCACACTGATATCCGCGAAGGAGGAGATCTCCTGTAGCTACAACAGCATCAGCATGACTATCATCGACAGCAATTACATCGAAGTGCGGGAGGAGTACCCGGAGATTGACAGCGAGATACGGTCCATACTGCTGGCCAATGCCCAAAGTGGCATCACGATATCGACCATCAAAA ATGAATATCGAAAATTGACGGGCAATCCGTTTCCGCTGCACGAAAATATCACAGACTTTCTGCTCACCATCCCCCACGTGACCGCCGAATGCTGCGTGTCCGGGAAGCGAATTTTTAACATGAAGCCACGCCCGGAGACTCGCCACCTGTACGATATGGTCCTCCATCAGAAGCGAAGCAACGACCTGGGGACCAACGACCATCCGGTGGCTGCACCACCCCCACGCCTCTGGCGCTGTCAGTACAAGCGTCGGGCCCTGGTCTCACtgaacaccaacaacaacaacaacaacagcaaaaactaCAATGTCAACCAAAATATCAATCACATCGAGGAGAAGGTACCGGCTGTTGGTGGCAAAGAAGTCACCATTGAAGCCCAGGCGGGTCCACTGCAGCAACTGGCCAGGGCTGCGGCGGAGTCAAACTGGTGCTATCAGGACAACTGGAATCATCT CAAGAACTGCTATCAGCGAGCTAACATCTTTGCCGATCCTCCAGAGAAGCCACCGCCGTTGCCGGCCCAAGAAAACCATCATCGTAATTCCAACAGCCAGAACCATCGGGATAACCTAAAGAACCAACGGAATTTGCTAGTGAACGAACATCATAGTATGCAGCAGGAGTATCAGTATCAGTatcccacccccacccccacacccacacccacacccacacccaccacCATATCGAGTGGGACTCGGCATGACTCCATGTTCACCATCAACTCGGATTACGATGCCTACTTGTTGGACTTTCCCCTACTGGGAGATGATTTCCTCTTGTATCTGGCTCGGATGGAGCTGAGGTGTCGTTTCAAGCGGAGCGAGAGGGTCCTGCAGTCGGGTCTGTGCGTATCTGGGCAGACTATAAGTGGCGCCCGGTCGCGTCTGCATCATTTGCAAGTGAACAAGGGTACGCAAATAATTGTCAATATTGGATCCGTGGACATAATGCGGGGCAGACCGATTGTCCAAGTCCAACATGACTTTCGTCTGTTGATCAAGGACATGCACAATCGGGGACTGGTCCCGATCCTAACCACATTGGCCCCGCTGGCCAATTATTGCCACGACAAAGCGATGTGCGATAAGGTGGTCAAGTTCAACCAGTTCATTTGGAAAGAGTGCGCCAGTTACCTGAAGGTGATCGATATACACTCGTGCCTGGTCAACGAAAATGGCGTCGTCCGGTTCGATTGTTTCCAGTA CTCATCGCGTAAAGTGACGGGCTCCAAGGAATCCTATGTGTTCTGGAACAAAATTGGTCGGCAACGTGTCTTGCAAATGATTGAAGCGAGTCTGGAGTATTGA
- the LOC108154596 gene encoding maternal effect protein oskar isoform X2, whose protein sequence is MATYRSAHSEPYTSKSKSNSNSSSSSRLTALRKRLTTCFQQWCQQLQKPASFQKCKSGPNHQFYKIFEEVFDSKVFGDKTKYIRQFKKIFKGNRDLAKKSEPGRVVLVLVPEKPVDDTEESQKKQPQLVARLFSSTLISAKEEISCSYNSISMTIIDSNYIEVREEYPEIDSEIRSILLANAQSGITISTIKNFLLTIPHVTAECCVSGKRIFNMKPRPETRHLYDMVLHQKRSNDLGTNDHPVAAPPPRLWRCQYKRRALVSLNTNNNNNNSKNYNVNQNINHIEEKVPAVGGKEVTIEAQAGPLQQLARAAAESNWCYQDNWNHLKNCYQRANIFADPPEKPPPLPAQENHHRNSNSQNHRDNLKNQRNLLVNEHHSMQQEYQYQYPTPTPTPTPTPTPTTISSGTRHDSMFTINSDYDAYLLDFPLLGDDFLLYLARMELRCRFKRSERVLQSGLCVSGQTISGARSRLHHLQVNKGTQIIVNIGSVDIMRGRPIVQVQHDFRLLIKDMHNRGLVPILTTLAPLANYCHDKAMCDKVVKFNQFIWKECASYLKVIDIHSCLVNENGVVRFDCFQYSSRKVTGSKESYVFWNKIGRQRVLQMIEASLEY, encoded by the exons ATGGCCACATATAGAAGTGCCCACAGCGAGCCGTACACGAGTAagagcaaaagcaacagcaacagcagcagcagcagtcgccTGACGGCATTGAGAAAACGCCTGACCACGTGTTTCCAGCAGTGGTGCCAACAGCTCCAGAAGCCGGCTTCCTTCCAAAAGTGCAAAAGTGGCCCCAACCACCAGTTTTACAAGATCTTTGAGGAGGTATTTGACAGCAAGGTATTTGGCGACAAGACCAAATATATTCGGCAGTTTAAGAAGATTTTCAAAGGGAACAGGGACTTAGCTAAGAAAAGTGAGCCAGGGAGGGTAGTGCTAGTGCTAGTGCCCGAGAAACCAGTGGACGACACAGAGGAGAGCCAGAAGAAACAGCCGCAGCTTGTGGCCAGACTCTTTTCATCCACACTGATATCCGCGAAGGAGGAGATCTCCTGTAGCTACAACAGCATCAGCATGACTATCATCGACAGCAATTACATCGAAGTGCGGGAGGAGTACCCGGAGATTGACAGCGAGATACGGTCCATACTGCTGGCCAATGCCCAAAGTGGCATCACGATATCGACCATCAAAA ACTTTCTGCTCACCATCCCCCACGTGACCGCCGAATGCTGCGTGTCCGGGAAGCGAATTTTTAACATGAAGCCACGCCCGGAGACTCGCCACCTGTACGATATGGTCCTCCATCAGAAGCGAAGCAACGACCTGGGGACCAACGACCATCCGGTGGCTGCACCACCCCCACGCCTCTGGCGCTGTCAGTACAAGCGTCGGGCCCTGGTCTCACtgaacaccaacaacaacaacaacaacagcaaaaactaCAATGTCAACCAAAATATCAATCACATCGAGGAGAAGGTACCGGCTGTTGGTGGCAAAGAAGTCACCATTGAAGCCCAGGCGGGTCCACTGCAGCAACTGGCCAGGGCTGCGGCGGAGTCAAACTGGTGCTATCAGGACAACTGGAATCATCT CAAGAACTGCTATCAGCGAGCTAACATCTTTGCCGATCCTCCAGAGAAGCCACCGCCGTTGCCGGCCCAAGAAAACCATCATCGTAATTCCAACAGCCAGAACCATCGGGATAACCTAAAGAACCAACGGAATTTGCTAGTGAACGAACATCATAGTATGCAGCAGGAGTATCAGTATCAGTatcccacccccacccccacacccacacccacacccacacccaccacCATATCGAGTGGGACTCGGCATGACTCCATGTTCACCATCAACTCGGATTACGATGCCTACTTGTTGGACTTTCCCCTACTGGGAGATGATTTCCTCTTGTATCTGGCTCGGATGGAGCTGAGGTGTCGTTTCAAGCGGAGCGAGAGGGTCCTGCAGTCGGGTCTGTGCGTATCTGGGCAGACTATAAGTGGCGCCCGGTCGCGTCTGCATCATTTGCAAGTGAACAAGGGTACGCAAATAATTGTCAATATTGGATCCGTGGACATAATGCGGGGCAGACCGATTGTCCAAGTCCAACATGACTTTCGTCTGTTGATCAAGGACATGCACAATCGGGGACTGGTCCCGATCCTAACCACATTGGCCCCGCTGGCCAATTATTGCCACGACAAAGCGATGTGCGATAAGGTGGTCAAGTTCAACCAGTTCATTTGGAAAGAGTGCGCCAGTTACCTGAAGGTGATCGATATACACTCGTGCCTGGTCAACGAAAATGGCGTCGTCCGGTTCGATTGTTTCCAGTA CTCATCGCGTAAAGTGACGGGCTCCAAGGAATCCTATGTGTTCTGGAACAAAATTGGTCGGCAACGTGTCTTGCAAATGATTGAAGCGAGTCTGGAGTATTGA